A window of the Euzebya pacifica genome harbors these coding sequences:
- the ruvX gene encoding Holliday junction resolvase RuvX, with the protein MSARPGRVLGVDPGTKRVGLAVSDPDRLLATPHDTVAGGKGAARRVKDAHETLGCVAVVVGLPRSLAGRDTDSTRMARALADELTALGLEVHLHDERLTSVQADRALRSSGRNARSGKAVKDQVAASLLLQAWLDATR; encoded by the coding sequence ATGTCGGCCCGTCCAGGACGGGTGCTCGGGGTCGACCCCGGCACCAAGCGGGTGGGGTTGGCCGTGTCGGACCCCGACCGGTTGCTCGCCACTCCCCACGACACCGTCGCCGGCGGCAAGGGGGCTGCGAGGCGGGTGAAGGACGCCCACGAGACACTCGGCTGCGTGGCGGTGGTCGTGGGTTTGCCACGATCGCTGGCCGGACGTGACACTGACTCCACGCGGATGGCCCGGGCCCTGGCCGACGAGCTGACAGCCCTCGGGCTGGAGGTCCACCTGCACGATGAACGGCTGACCAGCGTGCAGGCCGACCGGGCTCTGCGATCCTCCGGTCGGAACGCCCGCAGCGGGAAGGCCGTGAAGGACCAGGTAGCCGCAAGTCTCCTCCTGCAGGCCTGGCTCGACGCCACCCGCTGA
- the mltG gene encoding endolytic transglycosylase MltG: MTTSSKIFLVFLLLLVGAGYYLFNEWNSGGASDAVLAEGPVTVTVEEGSGARDVAALLEENGIIRSSSAFTAAATLDGRAGQIKPGTYELDPSLSTEQILDILVAGPPGPDTFRVTIPEGLTVDQTLETIASAEGSPHTVETLREAMTLVALPAWVPQRDLPEGAEAFEGLLFPETYEFTVDTTPADLLTRLVQQTDSVMSEVGFAERNSLSTYDTLVLGSLVEREARLEEERPIISSVIHNRLERPMLLQIDATVVYGIEVATGERPDRLLTADYQFDTPWSTYLHEGLPPTPISGVGRSSLEAAANPADTGFFFYVVEDPATGAHRFTETAAQHEQAIAEIRGG, translated from the coding sequence ATGACGACCTCCTCCAAGATCTTCCTCGTCTTCCTGCTCCTCCTCGTCGGGGCCGGCTACTACCTGTTCAACGAGTGGAACAGCGGCGGCGCCTCCGACGCCGTGCTCGCCGAGGGGCCGGTCACCGTCACCGTCGAGGAGGGCAGCGGAGCGCGTGACGTCGCTGCCCTGCTGGAGGAGAACGGCATCATCCGGTCCTCCAGCGCCTTCACGGCCGCCGCGACGCTGGACGGCCGCGCCGGGCAGATCAAGCCCGGGACCTACGAGCTGGACCCGTCGCTGTCCACCGAGCAGATCCTCGACATCCTCGTCGCCGGGCCGCCCGGACCCGACACCTTCCGCGTGACCATCCCCGAGGGGCTGACGGTCGACCAGACGCTGGAGACGATCGCCTCGGCGGAGGGCAGCCCCCACACCGTCGAGACGCTCCGCGAGGCGATGACCCTCGTCGCGCTTCCCGCCTGGGTGCCGCAGCGGGACCTCCCGGAAGGGGCCGAGGCGTTCGAGGGCCTGCTGTTCCCCGAGACCTACGAGTTCACCGTCGACACGACCCCGGCGGACCTCCTCACCCGCCTCGTCCAGCAGACCGACTCGGTGATGAGCGAGGTCGGGTTCGCCGAGCGCAACTCCCTGTCGACCTACGACACCCTGGTCCTCGGCTCGCTCGTCGAACGCGAAGCCCGGTTGGAGGAGGAACGGCCGATCATCTCCTCCGTCATCCACAACCGGCTGGAGCGGCCGATGCTGCTGCAGATCGACGCCACCGTCGTCTACGGCATCGAGGTGGCCACCGGTGAACGGCCCGACCGGCTGCTGACCGCCGACTACCAGTTCGACACCCCTTGGTCGACCTACCTGCACGAGGGCCTGCCGCCGACCCCGATCTCCGGCGTGGGCCGCTCGTCGCTGGAGGCCGCCGCGAACCCCGCTGACACCGGCTTCTTCTTCTACGTCGTGGAGGACCCGGCGACCGGTGCCCACCGCTTCACCGAGACCGCGGCCCAGCACGAGCAGGCCATCGCGGAGATCCGTGGCGGCTGA
- a CDS encoding shikimate dehydrogenase family protein encodes MAADPAGSNPPATTAATRLLVVLGHPVGHSLSPALHSAAIAAAGHDAVYLAVDVPPEDIDAAITGLRTLGFLGANVTIPHKHAALQAADDATEEARFIGAANTLFWEGERLVADNTDAAGLRGVLADDCGLQPGDPVTIVGSGGAARAAAVACGRLGAATTVHARRPQAGRAIADLALQAGGADPSDADARVVINATPLGRHGEALPDPFMGLGPGRVALDLNYGTLSPFLTSAVEAGGRAVDGVGMLVGQAEAAFARWFGTPPPAGAMAAALPR; translated from the coding sequence GTGGCGGCTGACCCGGCCGGTAGCAACCCGCCCGCGACGACGGCCGCCACCCGGCTGCTGGTCGTCCTGGGGCACCCCGTCGGCCACTCGTTGTCGCCGGCCCTGCACTCCGCGGCGATCGCGGCAGCCGGCCACGACGCGGTCTACCTCGCCGTCGACGTGCCCCCCGAGGACATCGACGCCGCCATCACCGGCCTGCGCACCCTCGGGTTCCTGGGTGCCAACGTCACCATCCCCCACAAGCACGCCGCGCTGCAGGCCGCCGACGACGCCACGGAGGAGGCCCGCTTCATCGGGGCGGCCAACACGTTGTTCTGGGAGGGGGAGCGGTTGGTGGCCGACAACACCGACGCGGCAGGCCTGCGGGGAGTCCTCGCCGACGACTGTGGGCTGCAGCCCGGCGACCCCGTGACCATCGTCGGCTCCGGCGGGGCCGCGCGTGCCGCCGCCGTCGCCTGTGGACGGCTCGGCGCGGCCACCACCGTGCATGCCCGCCGTCCCCAGGCCGGTCGCGCGATCGCCGACCTGGCGCTGCAGGCAGGCGGTGCCGACCCGTCAGACGCCGACGCCCGGGTCGTCATCAACGCCACACCACTGGGGCGCCACGGCGAGGCCTTGCCCGACCCGTTCATGGGCCTCGGTCCGGGGCGTGTGGCGCTGGACCTCAACTACGGCACCCTCTCGCCCTTCCTCACCTCCGCGGTCGAGGCCGGCGGACGCGCCGTGGACGGGGTCGGCATGCTCGTCGGCCAGGCCGAGGCGGCGTTCGCCCGCTGGTTCGGGACCCCGCCGCCCGCCGGCGCGATGGCTGCTGCGCTGCCTCGCTGA